A DNA window from Streptomyces bacillaris contains the following coding sequences:
- a CDS encoding bacteriocin immunity protein: MGARDHTRDQLVELVRTIMAQHGTEEEVDRLVEILEASVPHPRVLNLIYHPDMEGFADGLTAEEVVDTALSYTPFAL; the protein is encoded by the coding sequence ATGGGCGCGCGTGACCATACCCGCGATCAGCTCGTCGAGCTTGTTCGCACAATCATGGCGCAACACGGGACGGAGGAGGAAGTCGATAGGCTCGTGGAGATTCTCGAAGCGAGCGTTCCTCATCCTCGTGTACTCAATCTCATCTACCATCCCGACATGGAAGGTTTTGCGGATGGCTTGACGGCAGAAGAGGTTGTGGACACCGCCTTGTCCTATAC